One Kribbella sp. NBC_00662 genomic region harbors:
- a CDS encoding tyrosine-type recombinase/integrase — protein sequence MGDTGHVFTTEIGTAIEPDNLRRLWYPLREAAGLGEMRLRDLRHSCVTLLLRLGVPPHIVQAIVGHADIHVTMTIYAHASLENQRKALEQLAKAVAG from the coding sequence GTGGGTGACACCGGCCACGTGTTCACCACTGAGATCGGTACGGCGATCGAGCCGGACAACCTGCGGCGGCTCTGGTACCCACTGCGGGAGGCGGCCGGGCTGGGGGAGATGCGCCTCCGCGATCTGCGGCACTCGTGTGTGACCTTGCTCCTACGGCTTGGTGTACCGCCGCACATCGTCCAAGCGATCGTCGGGCACGCGGACATTCACGTCACGATGACGATCTATGCGCACGCCTCGCTAGAGAATCAGCGGAAGGCGCTCGAACAGCTCGCGAAGGCGGTCGCTGGATAG
- a CDS encoding SDR family oxidoreductase, with product MGVLDGKAALVTGGSRGIGAAIVRRLAADGAVVTFTFVNSADAAGTVVAEVKAAGGEAIAVPADQSDLSGIDGLFDQATGPTGTLDIFVCNAAQAMVKPIADVTVEDYDQLFATNVKGPYFAIQRAGRVLPDGGRIIALSTLNTVMPGPGISLYAASKAALEQFVKIAAREYGPRAITVNTVSPGATDTDMFHDHNPPQVQDALVGITALGRMGKPAEVADVVAFLAGPDARWMTGQNLRATGGMLV from the coding sequence ATGGGTGTTCTCGACGGCAAGGCGGCGCTGGTCACCGGAGGTTCCCGCGGCATCGGTGCGGCGATCGTACGGCGGTTGGCCGCGGACGGCGCCGTCGTCACCTTCACCTTCGTGAACAGCGCGGACGCGGCCGGCACGGTCGTCGCCGAGGTCAAAGCCGCAGGTGGCGAGGCCATCGCCGTACCAGCGGATCAGTCGGACCTGTCCGGGATCGACGGACTCTTCGACCAGGCGACCGGACCGACCGGGACGTTGGACATCTTCGTCTGCAACGCCGCGCAGGCGATGGTGAAGCCGATCGCCGACGTCACCGTCGAGGACTACGACCAGCTGTTCGCGACCAACGTCAAAGGTCCGTACTTCGCCATCCAGCGCGCCGGCCGCGTGCTGCCCGACGGCGGCCGGATCATTGCCCTGTCCACCCTCAATACGGTCATGCCCGGTCCCGGAATCTCGCTGTACGCCGCGAGCAAAGCGGCGCTCGAACAGTTCGTGAAGATCGCCGCCCGCGAGTACGGTCCGCGCGCGATCACCGTCAACACGGTCTCGCCGGGCGCGACCGACACCGACATGTTCCACGACCACAACCCGCCGCAGGTCCAGGACGCGCTCGTCGGCATCACCGCGCTCGGCCGGATGGGCAAGCCCGCCGAGGTCGCCGACGTGGTCGCGTTCCTGGCCGGCCCGGACGCGCGCTGGATGACCGGTCAGAACCTCCGTGCGACCGGAGGGATGCTGGTCTGA
- a CDS encoding STAS domain-containing protein has protein sequence MTSHPEPRDGEMIRTTFDAVTEELAPGVLLVRLSGEIDIASTDFAAEAIRAAVAPPARLVLIELSAVTFCSSAGLGNLVEARNLAGEQNITLALVGVGRPVDRPLSVTGLGGQFRIYSTVAEALAEL, from the coding sequence GTGACCAGCCACCCAGAGCCGCGTGACGGCGAGATGATCCGAACCACCTTCGACGCGGTGACCGAGGAGCTGGCACCAGGAGTGCTCCTGGTCAGGTTGTCCGGTGAGATCGACATCGCCAGCACCGACTTCGCCGCCGAGGCGATCCGCGCCGCCGTCGCGCCACCGGCCCGGCTGGTGCTGATCGAGCTGTCGGCGGTCACCTTCTGCAGTTCGGCCGGACTCGGCAACCTGGTCGAGGCGCGCAACCTGGCCGGCGAGCAGAACATCACCCTGGCCCTGGTCGGCGTCGGCCGCCCGGTCGACCGTCCGCTCAGCGTCACCGGTCTCGGCGGTCAGTTCCGCATCTACAGCACGGTCGCGGAGGCACTCGCCGAGCTCTGA
- a CDS encoding DNA alkylation repair protein, producing MLEAVDAAADPAVAEVLARYFQLQPGGYGHGDQMVGVKLSTIRGILKPYLRAGLPLPELEQALTSPIHEHRLTVLCLLADRAARALKPRTANPAELTAIHDLYLRSTAYINNWDLVDCSAPQIVGGYLLDKPRDELYTLVRSGSLWERRIALVATQFLIGQGQIDDTFRLAAQVLDDREDLIHKASGWMLREAGKRVSEAELRDFLDEYATRMPRTMLRYAIERLDQVSRKHYLALR from the coding sequence CTGCTCGAGGCAGTCGACGCCGCCGCCGATCCGGCCGTGGCGGAGGTGCTCGCGCGCTACTTCCAGCTCCAGCCCGGCGGGTACGGCCACGGCGACCAGATGGTCGGCGTGAAGCTGTCGACGATCCGGGGCATCCTCAAGCCGTACCTGCGGGCCGGCCTGCCGCTGCCCGAGCTCGAGCAGGCCCTGACCAGTCCGATCCACGAGCACCGTCTGACAGTTCTCTGCCTGTTGGCCGATCGCGCCGCCCGCGCGCTCAAGCCGCGTACGGCGAACCCTGCGGAGCTGACCGCGATCCACGACCTCTACCTACGCAGTACGGCGTACATCAACAACTGGGATCTCGTCGACTGCAGTGCCCCGCAGATCGTCGGCGGGTACCTGCTCGACAAGCCCCGGGACGAGCTCTACACGCTCGTCCGGTCGGGCAGCCTGTGGGAGCGCCGGATCGCGCTGGTCGCCACACAGTTCCTCATCGGTCAGGGGCAGATCGACGACACGTTCCGGCTGGCCGCCCAGGTGCTCGACGATCGGGAAGACCTGATCCACAAGGCGTCCGGCTGGATGCTGCGCGAGGCCGGCAAACGTGTCTCCGAGGCCGAGCTCCGCGACTTCCTCGACGAGTACGCGACCCGGATGCCGCGCACGATGCTCCGCTACGCGATCGAACGTCTCGACCAGGTCAGCCGCAAGCATTACCTCGCGCTGCGATAG
- a CDS encoding metallopeptidase family protein: protein MSRANFEALVSDALDEVPEELALLIENVAVFVEDDPPPGDPELLGIYEGIPLTERGHEYGGVLPDRITIYRNPILAICDNYGDVLDEVNITVVHEIAHHFGIDDARLHELGYG, encoded by the coding sequence ATGAGCCGGGCGAACTTCGAGGCGCTGGTCTCGGACGCGCTGGACGAGGTACCCGAGGAGCTCGCGCTGCTGATCGAGAACGTGGCCGTGTTCGTCGAGGACGATCCGCCGCCCGGCGATCCGGAGTTGCTCGGGATCTACGAAGGCATCCCGCTGACCGAACGCGGGCACGAGTACGGCGGCGTCCTGCCGGACCGGATCACGATCTACCGCAACCCGATCCTGGCGATCTGCGACAACTACGGCGACGTCCTCGACGAGGTGAACATCACAGTGGTGCACGAGATCGCGCACCACTTCGGCATCGACGACGCCCGCCTGCACGAGCTGGGTTACGGCTAA
- a CDS encoding MFS transporter, which produces MTDERIALGTARGRWVLAATALGSGMAFLDGTVVNVALPAMGEDLNADVAGLQWIVNGYMLMLASLVLLSGSIGDRLGRRRTFVVGVIWFAVASVVCAIAPTLEVMIAGRVLQGIGGALLTPGSLAILQTSFQHSDRGKAVGTWSGLTSVAAAVGPFVGGTLVDSGYWQLIFLLNVPIALVTVLVTLRHVPESRDESAGGRLDVNGAILATVGLAGLTYGLISAGDHGFGDPLVLTSLAIGVLAFVGFIEVERRSSHPMLPLTIFANRRFTGANLVTVVVYGGLGTATFLLVVYLQTALGYSALWAGASLLPMTLLMFFLSGYAGGLSDRIGARIPMTVGPVLMAAGFLLMLRINAESSYVSAVLPAVIVLGLGLVATVAPLTATVMSSVADHHAGIASGVNNAVARSAQLMAVAAIPVAAGITGNAYRDPVAFHNGFGKALWISAVLAAAGGVIAWVTLGDRRDKAREVQPAEIHHRHCALEAPPLADAHTNAQPRG; this is translated from the coding sequence ATGACGGATGAGCGGATCGCTCTGGGCACGGCCCGGGGCCGGTGGGTGCTGGCGGCGACGGCTCTCGGGTCGGGGATGGCGTTCCTGGACGGAACGGTCGTCAACGTCGCGCTGCCGGCGATGGGCGAGGACCTGAACGCGGACGTCGCCGGCCTGCAGTGGATCGTGAACGGCTACATGCTGATGCTCGCCTCGCTGGTTCTGCTCAGCGGTTCGATCGGCGACCGGCTCGGCCGACGGCGGACGTTCGTCGTCGGGGTGATCTGGTTCGCGGTCGCTTCGGTGGTGTGCGCGATCGCGCCGACACTCGAGGTGATGATCGCGGGCCGCGTGCTGCAGGGCATCGGTGGCGCCCTGCTGACCCCGGGCAGCCTGGCCATCCTGCAGACCTCGTTCCAGCACTCCGACCGCGGCAAGGCGGTCGGCACCTGGTCCGGCCTCACGTCGGTCGCGGCAGCCGTCGGCCCGTTCGTCGGTGGCACCCTGGTCGACAGTGGTTACTGGCAGCTGATCTTCCTGCTCAACGTTCCGATCGCGTTGGTCACCGTCCTGGTCACGCTGCGACACGTGCCCGAGAGCCGCGACGAGAGCGCCGGCGGCAGGCTCGACGTCAACGGCGCGATCCTCGCGACCGTCGGCCTGGCGGGCCTCACGTACGGCCTGATCAGCGCCGGGGACCACGGCTTCGGCGATCCGCTCGTCCTGACCAGCCTCGCGATCGGCGTACTCGCCTTCGTCGGGTTCATCGAGGTCGAACGCCGCAGTTCACACCCGATGCTGCCGCTGACCATCTTCGCCAACCGGCGCTTCACCGGCGCGAACCTGGTCACCGTCGTCGTGTACGGCGGTCTCGGAACCGCGACCTTCCTGCTCGTGGTGTACCTGCAGACCGCACTCGGCTACTCCGCCTTGTGGGCCGGTGCGTCCTTGTTGCCGATGACACTGCTGATGTTCTTCCTGTCCGGGTATGCCGGCGGTCTGTCGGACCGGATCGGCGCCCGCATCCCGATGACGGTCGGACCGGTGCTGATGGCCGCCGGGTTCCTGCTGATGCTGCGGATCAACGCCGAGTCCAGCTACGTCAGCGCCGTACTGCCGGCTGTCATAGTGCTCGGGCTCGGTCTGGTCGCGACCGTGGCTCCGCTGACCGCGACCGTGATGTCGTCGGTCGCGGACCACCACGCGGGTATCGCCTCCGGCGTGAACAACGCGGTCGCCCGGTCCGCACAGCTGATGGCGGTCGCCGCGATCCCGGTCGCCGCCGGCATCACCGGCAACGCCTACCGCGATCCCGTTGCCTTCCACAACGGATTCGGCAAGGCGCTGTGGATCTCCGCCGTCCTCGCCGCGGCGGGCGGGGTGATCGCCTGGGTCACGCTGGGCGACCGCCGCGACAAGGCCCGCGAGGTGCAGCCCGCGGAGATCCACCACCGGCATTGCGCGCTCGAGGCCCCGCCCCTGGCCGACGCGCACACCAATGCCCAACCACGCGGCTGA
- a CDS encoding polyprenol monophosphomannose synthase, producing MGELAKIVVVVPTYNERENLPVLAGLLSDLNLPGLELLVVDDNSPDGTGDIADELAKESPEKVGVLHRTVKDGLGRAYVAGITRALDEGADIVIQMDADLSHPASVIPTMVEMLRTTDAAVVIGSRYVPGGSAAAEWGWHRRALSAWANFYVNAILRLHVKDATAGFKAWKADTLRWIDVASIASNGYSFQVEMNYRTVKRGLRIAETPIRFEERTEGVSKMSLKVQLESALMPWKLLFNR from the coding sequence ATGGGTGAGCTAGCCAAGATCGTGGTCGTGGTGCCGACCTACAACGAGCGGGAGAACCTGCCCGTGCTGGCCGGACTCCTGTCCGACCTGAACCTGCCCGGCCTGGAGCTTCTCGTTGTCGACGACAACTCCCCCGACGGTACGGGCGACATCGCCGACGAGCTGGCGAAGGAGTCGCCGGAGAAGGTCGGCGTACTGCACCGGACCGTCAAGGACGGCCTGGGCCGCGCGTACGTCGCCGGGATCACCCGGGCACTCGACGAGGGCGCCGACATCGTCATCCAGATGGACGCGGACCTGTCCCACCCGGCGTCGGTGATCCCGACCATGGTCGAGATGCTGCGGACGACGGACGCCGCCGTGGTGATCGGCTCGCGGTACGTCCCGGGCGGCTCCGCGGCCGCCGAATGGGGCTGGCACCGGCGCGCGCTGTCCGCCTGGGCGAACTTCTACGTCAACGCGATCCTGCGGCTGCACGTGAAGGACGCGACGGCCGGCTTCAAGGCGTGGAAGGCCGACACCCTGCGCTGGATCGACGTCGCGTCGATCGCGAGCAACGGCTACTCGTTCCAGGTCGAGATGAACTACCGGACGGTCAAGCGCGGTCTGAGGATCGCCGAGACGCCGATCCGCTTCGAGGAGCGCACCGAGGGCGTCTCGAAGATGTCGCTGAAGGTGCAGCTCGAGTCGGCGCTGATGCCGTGGAAGCTGCTCTTCAACCGTTAG